TTTATTTTCGCCTGAAGTGCATCTGCCCCTGCGTTTGTTATTCGTGGAGCCACAGGGTTCAGCTTGTCATTCACTATGTACTCGATGCTGGCCTGCCTGGGGGTGCCGTTCTTGATGGAAAGGAGGTCTGAGCTGAAGTTTCCGGGTATGATGAGTACGGCGTAGTAGTCCCCCTCCCTGAGTCCACTCATGGCCTCTGACCGATCAACGAACTGCCAGTCGAAGTTCCTGTTATTTCTGAGTTCATCCACGAATTCAGCACCCACATTGAGCTTTTTACCCTCAAAATTCACTCCCCTGTCCTCATTGACCACCGCAACCTTGATGTTGGATGTCTTTGAGTAAGGGTCAAGGGTTGCCTGTATGTTAAAAACTGCGTACAGTGCTGGGATACAGATAATCACTGCAATGACGAATAGCACCACGGGACTGTTTTTAACGGTCTTGATGTCATTCAGGAATATTTCCAGGGCTTTTTTCATTGGTTTTATGCCTCCAGAGAATAAAGTATATTCATGTAAGAAAAAGAAGATAATGAATTTCATTATATAAAAAGGTTTTGGTTCAGCGCATTTAAAATTTTAAATACCCATGAGAACAATAATAATACAGTGACTGAATGGTGGTACCATGAGGATAGTTGAAGAAATAATCGGTAAAGAGGTTCTTGACAGTTCCGCGACGGTGATAGGTAAGGTAAAGGACGTTGAGGTTGACATAGAATCCCAGACAATAGAGGCACTTGTTCTTGGAAAGGGTGGAATATCAGAGGGTCTTGGGCTATCAAAGGGTGAGACAATAGTTCCCTATGAGATGGTTAAAAGGATAGGTGACAAGATACTCCTAAGGGGCGGCGAGGAATAACAGGGTGAAGGTCCTTGCAGCTTAAGGGGATCTGCAGCCTCTGTGGCAGGGCAGACTTTCTCCATACCTGCAGGCTATGCGGATCAATGGTATGTTCAGATTGCTACAGCGCCGAACTGGGGGTCTGTAAATTATGCAGGTCAAAGATCAGGAGAAACTCAGAGAGACACTCATAAAACTTCTTTCAGAGAGAAATGTCATTCAGAGGGGTAAGTTTATTCTCTCGTCAGGAAGGGAAAGTGATTATTACGTTGATATCAAGCGAGCCATAACCGACCCTGAGGTCCTTGATGTGATAGCAAGGCTCATAAAGGGGGAGGTGGAGGGCACAGACAGGATTGCGGGCCCTGCCCTGGGCGCGGTCCCCATTGCAACCGCAGTGTCCCTTTACTCCAGAAAGCCTCTCCTCATGATAAGAAAGGAAAAGAAGGGCTATGGAACCTCCAGACTAATTGAAGGTGAACTGAACACCGGTGAAAGGGTCGCTGTTGTGGAGGACGTCACAACAACTGGAGGATCACTTCTCAGGGCCGTGAGGGCGATTCAGGAAAATGGAGGGGTGGTTGAGAGGACATTTGTTGTGGTTGACCGTGAGGAGGGGGCGGTCGATGAATTCAAAAAAAGGGGTATTGAACTCATACCGCTGATATCCGTTTCTGATTTTAAGGATGATAATCAGTGATTATTAACTTATTAGCTCATTTCAGAAGATCATATCCTATTTGAGAAAATCTGCTTTCACAGTTAATTCTACAATGATTGTCTCATGATAGCACTCAAATGATTCAGAATCCTGGAAGAATCTTTAAGAACATATTTATTCCCTGAGGTGCTTAACAAGGTGGCCGAGTTCAGGGACAGCAATTTGGATTCCAAGTTCCACCGCGTTCGGTGACCCTGGAAGCGCAAATATCAGTGTTTTTCTGTATACACCCGCCGTTGCCCTGCTGAGCATAGCCCCTGCTCCCAGCTTTTTAAATGAGAGGTGCCTGAATATCTCACCGAAACCATCCAGTTCCTTTTCAAAGATACCCCGGAGGGTCTCCACTGTTATGTCTCTACTTCCGATTCCCGTGCCACCGGTGGTAAATATAACTTCAGCACCCCTGTCTATCATCT
This genomic stretch from Methanothermobacter sp. harbors:
- the pyrE gene encoding orotate phosphoribosyltransferase, which produces MQVKDQEKLRETLIKLLSERNVIQRGKFILSSGRESDYYVDIKRAITDPEVLDVIARLIKGEVEGTDRIAGPALGAVPIATAVSLYSRKPLLMIRKEKKGYGTSRLIEGELNTGERVAVVEDVTTTGGSLLRAVRAIQENGGVVERTFVVVDREEGAVDEFKKRGIELIPLISVSDFKDDNQ
- a CDS encoding PRC-barrel domain-containing protein; this encodes MRIVEEIIGKEVLDSSATVIGKVKDVEVDIESQTIEALVLGKGGISEGLGLSKGETIVPYEMVKRIGDKILLRGGEE
- a CDS encoding MogA/MoaB family molybdenum cofactor biosynthesis protein, translating into MKSSTMEEHRRLAPEDIICGVITLSDSKYEEFRKTGEIPEGDLSGRKLMEALSESYSVKEYRIIPDDRHELLATVDEMIDRGAEVIFTTGGTGIGSRDITVETLRGIFEKELDGFGEIFRHLSFKKLGAGAMLSRATAGVYRKTLIFALPGSPNAVELGIQIAVPELGHLVKHLRE